The following are encoded in a window of Kaistia algarum genomic DNA:
- a CDS encoding GNAT family N-acetyltransferase, translating to MMLSTSAAFDRLDMQSDRDRSEFIAITKEYFEWMNGEFVRVCQFSIPDLVGMTIDEYVGYTTDIAAEIGPEDGGIHVRRSPFGEIMAMGGLRRLPDGAAEIVRIFTRPDFRGEGLGFQTVNHLVGEAGRLGYGVLRLDTGIFMKSAQKIYQAAGFSPCEPYAGAEPPPRLLPFWLFMERGV from the coding sequence ATGATGCTTTCAACCAGCGCGGCGTTTGATCGTCTCGACATGCAGTCGGATCGTGATCGCAGTGAATTCATCGCGATCACGAAGGAATATTTCGAGTGGATGAATGGCGAGTTCGTCAGGGTCTGTCAGTTCTCCATTCCAGATCTCGTCGGTATGACCATTGACGAGTATGTCGGCTACACGACCGACATCGCTGCCGAGATCGGCCCTGAGGACGGCGGAATCCATGTTCGCAGAAGCCCGTTCGGCGAGATCATGGCGATGGGGGGGCTGCGGCGTCTTCCCGATGGAGCGGCGGAGATCGTCCGCATCTTCACGCGTCCGGATTTCCGCGGCGAAGGCCTCGGCTTCCAGACGGTCAACCATCTCGTCGGAGAGGCGGGGCGGCTGGGTTACGGCGTTCTGCGGCTCGACACCGGCATCTTCATGAAATCTGCCCAAAAGATCTACCAAGCGGCCGGGTTCTCGCCATGCGAGCCCTATGCTGGCGCGGAGCCGCCGCCCCGGCTGCTTCCGTTCTGGCTGTTCATGGAGCGCGGGGTCTGA
- a CDS encoding helix-turn-helix domain-containing protein: MRNSDIGKKLRSWRRSNGIKQDAIAAALGVSQATVSRWEGGLDMPSIETSRRITDLVATRIRDELMIESRFVERLSSVQAIFDIDGIRLQAASSGCIRAWPLFSRLAGRAFESRMIGESRIILDDIETRSSVIKGDIAMIVGVSTQHLDLAGDVPFKHRWISRFWFHGHRVFTTLAYEPCDADTPVGIEQVFRLDDIAKR; this comes from the coding sequence ATGCGTAATTCTGATATTGGCAAGAAGCTGCGGAGCTGGCGCCGATCAAACGGCATCAAGCAGGACGCGATTGCGGCCGCGCTCGGCGTTTCGCAAGCCACGGTGTCGCGATGGGAAGGCGGGCTCGATATGCCGTCGATCGAGACATCGCGCCGGATAACCGATCTGGTCGCGACTCGAATTCGCGATGAACTCATGATCGAGAGCCGGTTTGTCGAGCGATTGTCGTCGGTTCAGGCGATTTTCGATATCGATGGCATTCGCCTCCAGGCGGCTTCGTCGGGATGCATACGCGCGTGGCCACTGTTTTCGCGGCTGGCGGGTCGCGCCTTCGAGTCGAGGATGATCGGAGAGAGCCGGATCATCCTCGACGATATCGAAACAAGAAGCAGCGTCATCAAAGGCGATATCGCCATGATCGTCGGCGTCAGTACCCAGCATCTCGATCTGGCAGGCGACGTGCCCTTCAAGCACCGCTGGATTTCCCGCTTCTGGTTTCACGGGCATCGCGTATTCACGACATTGGCCTATGAGCCGTGCGATGCCGACACGCCTGTCGGGATCGAACAAGTTTTCCGTCTGGACGACATTGCCAAGCGCTAG
- a CDS encoding branched-chain amino acid ABC transporter permease: MTDLLNAILQGVLLGGLYALFAAGLSLMFGVMRFVNLAHGDFIVAAAFGALLLVDRLGLPPLLAVVILVPAFAAFGYLGQRLVLNRVMGRDIMPGILLTFGFSVMLQNLMLEGFSANSRRLNAGWLDTASLPLGPFQIGFVPLLMFVAALVVLGGLGLFMSQTNTGRLMRATSDDAEIVGLMGADRRHLFAIATAIASGVVALAGMLMAIKTNFDPSSGPIRLLFAFEAVIIGGLGSLWGTLAGGIILGVAQGLGAAIDPGYQILAGHVVFLLILVLRPQGLFPRQRP; the protein is encoded by the coding sequence ATGACCGACCTGCTCAACGCCATCCTGCAGGGCGTTCTCCTCGGCGGGCTCTACGCGCTCTTCGCTGCGGGCCTCTCGCTGATGTTCGGCGTCATGCGCTTCGTCAACCTGGCGCATGGCGATTTCATCGTCGCCGCGGCCTTCGGCGCGCTGCTGCTCGTCGATAGGCTCGGTCTGCCGCCGCTCCTCGCGGTCGTAATCCTGGTGCCGGCCTTTGCCGCCTTTGGCTATCTCGGCCAGCGGCTGGTGCTGAACCGCGTCATGGGTCGCGACATCATGCCGGGCATCCTGCTCACCTTCGGCTTCTCGGTCATGCTGCAGAACCTGATGCTCGAAGGCTTCAGCGCCAATTCGCGCCGCCTCAATGCCGGCTGGCTCGACACCGCTTCGCTCCCGCTCGGTCCATTCCAGATCGGCTTCGTGCCCCTGCTTATGTTTGTAGCGGCGCTTGTCGTGCTGGGCGGGCTCGGCCTGTTCATGTCGCAGACCAATACCGGTCGCCTGATGCGCGCCACGTCGGATGACGCCGAGATCGTCGGGCTGATGGGAGCCGATCGGCGGCATCTCTTCGCGATCGCGACGGCAATCGCCTCGGGCGTCGTCGCGCTGGCCGGTATGCTGATGGCGATCAAGACCAATTTCGATCCCTCGTCCGGCCCGATCCGCCTGCTTTTCGCCTTCGAGGCGGTGATCATCGGCGGGCTCGGATCGCTCTGGGGAACGCTCGCCGGCGGCATCATCCTCGGCGTCGCGCAAGGCCTCGGCGCGGCGATCGATCCGGGCTACCAGATCCTCGCCGGCCACGTCGTCTTCCTCCTCATCCTGGTCCTGCGTCCGCAGGGGCTTTTCCCGAGGCAGCGCCCATGA
- a CDS encoding acetate and sugar kinases/Hsc70/actin family protein, whose amino-acid sequence MNTANAIEIDKQMMNTSKLRLVAGLGFAAMLVAGPVGIVRVAAAPAVVYTAVIDAGSSGSRIFLYEIVPGPYPLIKEIAKHKGVAGDEGIDDFLNHLGGTTKDLGPDAVGDAVIGPLLDAIAPTLKARGVHDGDVVVDLLATAGMRSTLKPIGSHDPSEVDAYYDGIRRFITKKGFAAGEVRTTDGSAEEGLWTWIDVNNRYRDAFRTEKAPVGVVEVGGSSMQVSYPTTAAPDPSKNIYAVTINGKTFSVFDRTYIGLGQDDARKTMRMENPPADGGVRCFPTGLQPAEDSGDIIGGKLVKIAGPATFDPAQCEASYSALLAKRFADLGDPAVANSTAPFYGIAAVRYAFESIGAAPQLPSATALSKAIAEKCVPDGSVANFKISKKYEQRACSAAAYVNALLYGPSGLFHANPDQFKTTVADQVVVDGKVSGSISWTTGYLLQKYAR is encoded by the coding sequence ATGAATACCGCAAATGCGATCGAGATCGACAAACAGATGATGAATACATCGAAGTTGCGCCTTGTTGCTGGCCTTGGTTTCGCGGCAATGCTTGTCGCCGGGCCTGTCGGGATCGTGCGGGTCGCTGCGGCGCCTGCGGTCGTCTATACCGCCGTCATTGATGCGGGCAGCAGCGGATCGCGCATTTTTCTGTACGAGATCGTCCCCGGCCCCTATCCGCTCATCAAGGAGATCGCCAAGCACAAGGGTGTGGCAGGCGACGAGGGCATCGACGATTTTCTCAACCATCTCGGAGGAACGACGAAGGATCTGGGCCCCGATGCCGTCGGTGACGCCGTGATCGGGCCGCTTCTCGATGCCATCGCTCCGACCCTGAAGGCGCGAGGCGTGCATGACGGCGATGTCGTCGTCGATCTCCTCGCCACAGCGGGCATGCGCAGCACGCTGAAGCCGATCGGCAGCCATGATCCGTCGGAAGTCGATGCCTATTATGACGGTATACGCCGCTTCATCACGAAGAAGGGTTTTGCGGCCGGAGAGGTCCGTACCACCGACGGAAGCGCCGAAGAGGGGCTGTGGACCTGGATCGACGTAAATAACCGCTATCGCGACGCCTTCCGGACGGAGAAAGCGCCGGTCGGCGTCGTCGAGGTCGGAGGCTCGTCCATGCAGGTCAGCTATCCGACCACGGCTGCGCCCGATCCGTCCAAGAATATTTATGCGGTGACGATCAATGGCAAGACGTTCTCGGTCTTCGATCGCACCTATATCGGGCTCGGGCAGGACGATGCCCGCAAGACGATGCGCATGGAGAACCCGCCCGCCGATGGCGGCGTGCGCTGCTTCCCGACCGGCTTGCAGCCGGCGGAGGATTCCGGCGACATCATCGGGGGCAAGCTCGTCAAAATCGCGGGACCGGCGACGTTCGATCCGGCCCAATGCGAGGCCTCCTATTCCGCGCTGCTGGCGAAGCGCTTCGCGGATCTTGGTGATCCGGCCGTTGCCAACAGCACCGCGCCCTTCTACGGCATCGCTGCGGTTCGCTATGCGTTCGAGTCCATCGGCGCGGCGCCCCAGCTTCCAAGCGCGACCGCCTTGTCGAAGGCCATCGCGGAGAAGTGCGTTCCCGACGGGTCTGTCGCCAATTTCAAGATCAGCAAGAAGTATGAACAGCGCGCCTGTTCCGCCGCCGCCTATGTGAATGCGCTGCTTTACGGGCCCAGCGGCCTGTTCCACGCGAATCCGGACCAGTTCAAGACGACAGTTGCCGATCAGGTGGTCGTCGACGGCAAAGTCTCCGGCTCCATCTCGTGGACGACGGGATATTTGCTACAGAAATACGCCCGATAG
- a CDS encoding ABC transporter ATP-binding protein has translation MLLEATGLGKSYGALKVVDDVSIAVDAGDALGIIGPNGAGKSTLFNLIAGSVRPNRGTIRLAGRDITALPAAARCRAGIGRSFQIPRPWVGLTVYENLLVAAEFGAGEAAAMAGSDCLSILDRLGLGHLADVPAGRLRLLERKRLELARGLATRPRVLLLDEIAGGLTDLECESLIEAIRDIRKEGVAIIWIEHVVHALFAVVDRLAVISFGAKIAEGDPREVFASRQVQEIYLGVPA, from the coding sequence ATGCTTCTCGAAGCGACCGGACTTGGAAAGAGCTATGGCGCATTGAAGGTCGTCGACGACGTGTCGATCGCCGTCGATGCGGGCGACGCGCTCGGCATCATCGGTCCGAATGGCGCCGGCAAGTCGACGCTGTTCAACCTGATCGCCGGCTCGGTTCGCCCGAACCGTGGCACGATCCGCCTCGCCGGGCGGGATATCACCGCGCTGCCGGCTGCCGCGCGCTGCCGTGCCGGGATCGGCCGCAGCTTCCAGATCCCGCGGCCCTGGGTCGGGTTGACCGTCTATGAGAACCTGCTGGTCGCCGCGGAATTCGGTGCCGGCGAGGCGGCGGCCATGGCGGGCAGCGATTGCCTCTCCATTCTCGACCGGCTCGGCCTCGGCCATCTCGCCGACGTGCCCGCCGGCCGGCTGCGCCTCCTGGAGCGCAAGCGTCTCGAACTGGCCCGCGGCCTCGCGACGCGGCCGCGTGTCCTGCTGCTGGACGAGATCGCCGGCGGGCTCACCGATCTCGAATGCGAGAGCCTGATCGAGGCGATCCGCGACATTCGCAAGGAGGGCGTCGCCATCATCTGGATCGAGCACGTCGTCCACGCGCTCTTCGCCGTCGTCGATCGCTTGGCGGTGATCTCGTTCGGCGCGAAGATCGCCGAAGGCGATCCCAGGGAAGTTTTCGCGAGCCGGCAGGTGCAGGAGATCTATCTCGGAGTTCCTGCATGA
- a CDS encoding HlyD family secretion protein has translation MAWLMKTARPDRGALPRRISACIIAAFASALMAAPSLGAGVAASPPEIKARAIFLPEAPDFDVVHPIYAAGSAIVEDIKIGPDEVVTKGQVLLALRSPLLDEKIATTKASLQRRSDYLQELTGLADQYQNAMLALEAEHRREIGEAIATIERERDGYKKILEGKTELRSKGLETSGSAFQAQVQYDQSVNELMKQKLALLEVDSRIAQMQKQRYEQFAPLSRQIEDQRIALGELESQYEFLRTIHAPSDGIVNSIFITRGASIDAKDVLMTLSNANSTLQAYAFVDIADVPLLKQGMTVSLLPAHARKDVDQPLAGTIRSISKTPLSRAEARNLFFDDDAVAYFIPGSIVYLVRIALPANAPEGVVGSGDLATLQIQTPAAGAPGAMVEARP, from the coding sequence ATGGCGTGGTTGATGAAAACGGCGAGGCCGGATCGTGGCGCGCTGCCGCGCAGGATATCAGCCTGCATCATCGCCGCGTTTGCATCCGCCCTGATGGCTGCGCCGTCTCTCGGCGCGGGTGTCGCCGCGAGCCCGCCCGAGATCAAGGCGCGGGCCATCTTCCTGCCCGAGGCGCCCGATTTCGACGTCGTGCACCCGATCTATGCCGCCGGTTCCGCAATCGTCGAGGACATCAAGATCGGCCCCGACGAGGTCGTTACCAAGGGGCAGGTGCTGCTGGCGCTGCGCTCGCCGCTGCTTGACGAGAAGATCGCCACCACGAAAGCGTCGCTGCAGCGGCGCAGCGACTATCTGCAGGAGCTGACGGGGCTCGCCGACCAGTATCAGAACGCCATGCTGGCACTCGAAGCCGAGCATCGGCGGGAGATCGGCGAGGCTATCGCGACGATCGAGAGGGAGCGCGACGGCTACAAGAAGATCCTGGAGGGCAAGACCGAACTCCGCAGCAAGGGCTTGGAGACCAGCGGTTCGGCGTTCCAAGCCCAGGTGCAGTACGATCAGAGCGTCAACGAACTGATGAAGCAGAAGCTGGCTCTGCTGGAAGTCGATTCGCGCATCGCCCAGATGCAGAAGCAGCGCTATGAGCAGTTCGCGCCGCTGTCGCGCCAGATAGAGGATCAGCGGATCGCGCTCGGCGAACTCGAGAGCCAGTACGAATTCCTGCGCACCATCCACGCACCCAGCGACGGCATCGTGAATTCGATCTTCATCACGCGTGGCGCATCCATCGACGCGAAGGATGTGCTGATGACGCTGTCGAACGCCAATTCGACGCTGCAGGCCTATGCCTTCGTCGACATCGCGGATGTGCCGCTGCTCAAGCAGGGCATGACAGTCTCGCTTCTGCCCGCGCATGCCCGCAAGGATGTCGATCAACCCCTCGCCGGAACGATCCGGTCGATCTCGAAGACGCCGCTTTCGCGGGCTGAAGCCAGGAACCTGTTTTTCGACGACGATGCCGTCGCCTATTTCATCCCCGGCAGCATCGTCTATCTCGTCCGCATCGCGCTTCCCGCGAACGCGCCCGAAGGGGTAGTCGGCTCCGGCGATCTCGCGACCCTGCAGATTCAAACTCCGGCGGCCGGCGCTCCAGGCGCTATGGTGGAGGCGCGTCCGTGA
- a CDS encoding branched-chain amino acid ABC transporter permease: protein MTMTVAMPGHPRRSVMPLRLAILAAIVLAMASVPLWASGGSQRLLVEFMTYVALAQLWNLMAGYAGLISIGQQAFVGLGGYTLFSLAILAGVPPLLALPVAGLVAALAAWPTALVAFRLSGPYFAIGTWVIAEVYRLGFAQVGALGGGSGISLPVGLVKTISADRGTRDSIIYWITLAACVAVIGCIWALMRSRLGLGLAAIRDDEVAAESAGVVTRRLKLQVYVICAGVTGFLGALIFLQKLRISPEVAFSVNDWTVLVIFMVVIGGIGSIEGPLIGCLLFFVLREQFSDWGSWYMVGLGALSVATMLFARGGLWSLIAPRIGFRLFPVTRSAPRRPSSDG, encoded by the coding sequence ATGACCATGACCGTCGCCATGCCCGGCCACCCACGGCGCAGCGTCATGCCGCTACGCCTCGCCATCCTCGCAGCCATCGTTCTTGCGATGGCCAGCGTGCCGCTCTGGGCGTCGGGCGGCTCGCAGCGGCTTCTGGTCGAGTTCATGACCTATGTCGCGCTCGCGCAGCTCTGGAACCTGATGGCCGGCTATGCCGGTCTCATCTCGATCGGCCAGCAGGCTTTCGTCGGGCTCGGCGGCTACACGCTGTTCTCGCTGGCCATCCTGGCCGGGGTTCCGCCGCTTCTGGCCCTGCCTGTCGCCGGACTGGTCGCGGCGCTCGCCGCCTGGCCGACGGCCCTGGTCGCCTTCCGCCTGTCGGGACCCTATTTCGCCATCGGCACCTGGGTGATCGCGGAAGTGTACCGCCTTGGCTTCGCGCAGGTCGGGGCGCTCGGCGGCGGCTCCGGAATCTCGCTCCCGGTTGGCTTGGTCAAAACGATCTCGGCGGATCGCGGCACGCGCGACAGCATCATCTACTGGATCACGCTGGCCGCCTGCGTCGCCGTGATCGGTTGCATCTGGGCGCTGATGCGCTCGCGCCTCGGTCTCGGGCTCGCCGCGATCCGCGACGACGAGGTCGCGGCCGAGAGCGCGGGCGTGGTCACACGCCGGCTCAAGCTGCAGGTCTATGTCATCTGCGCCGGCGTCACCGGTTTCCTCGGCGCGCTGATCTTCCTGCAGAAGCTGCGAATCTCGCCGGAGGTCGCCTTCAGCGTCAACGACTGGACGGTGCTGGTGATCTTCATGGTCGTCATCGGCGGCATCGGCAGCATCGAGGGACCGCTGATCGGCTGCCTGCTGTTCTTCGTCCTGCGCGAGCAGTTCTCGGATTGGGGCAGCTGGTACATGGTCGGCCTCGGCGCCCTGTCGGTGGCGACCATGTTGTTCGCGCGGGGCGGGCTCTGGAGCCTGATCGCGCCCCGGATCGGCTTCCGCCTCTTTCCGGTTACGCGATCGGCACCGCGGCGGCCATCCTCGGATGGCTGA
- a CDS encoding ABC transporter ATP-binding protein, with protein sequence MTNLLSVRNLDAFYGDFQALFGVDLEVEAGEVVALVGANGAGKSTFLASVTGLLPTRPGSILLRGSNIAGEPAFRIARSGVAMSPEGRRLFASLSVEENLRLGATGGRRGPWSLETVQALFPILKEKRRQGASELSGGQQQAVAIGRALMANPELLLLDEVSLGLAPVVVRDIYESLPAIRAAGTAVIVVEQDIGRATEISDRLYCLQEGRVNLAGRSKNLTRDQIGAAYFGRTRSAA encoded by the coding sequence ATGACGAACCTTCTGTCGGTCCGAAACCTCGATGCGTTCTATGGCGATTTCCAGGCGCTGTTCGGCGTCGATCTCGAAGTCGAGGCGGGCGAGGTGGTGGCGCTCGTCGGTGCCAACGGCGCCGGAAAATCGACCTTTCTCGCGAGCGTCACCGGCCTTCTGCCGACCCGGCCGGGTTCCATCCTGCTGCGCGGCAGCAATATCGCGGGCGAGCCGGCCTTCCGGATCGCCAGATCCGGCGTGGCGATGTCGCCCGAGGGACGCCGGCTCTTCGCCTCGCTTTCGGTCGAGGAGAATCTGCGCCTCGGCGCCACGGGCGGGCGCAGAGGGCCGTGGTCGCTGGAGACGGTGCAGGCTTTGTTCCCGATCCTTAAGGAGAAGCGCCGCCAAGGCGCGAGCGAGCTCTCCGGCGGACAGCAGCAGGCCGTCGCCATCGGCCGCGCCCTCATGGCCAATCCCGAACTGCTGCTGCTGGACGAGGTCAGCCTCGGCCTTGCGCCCGTGGTCGTCCGCGACATCTATGAGAGCCTCCCGGCAATCCGTGCGGCAGGAACGGCGGTGATCGTCGTCGAGCAGGATATCGGCCGCGCGACGGAGATTTCTGACCGGCTCTATTGTCTGCAGGAGGGGCGGGTGAACCTCGCCGGCCGCTCGAAGAACCTGACGCGCGACCAGATCGGCGCCGCCTATTTCGGACGAACGAGGTCAGCCGCATGA
- a CDS encoding ABC transporter substrate-binding protein — translation MISRRSFGRAALALGAAAALPRLSFAADRVIRVGFVTPQTGPLAVFAEPDAFVLEQFRKGLADGIDINGEKWAVEIIVKDSQSSSNRAATVAQELILNDAVHILTATSTPDTTNPVADQAELNGVPCITNDTPWQPHFFGRGGDPAKGFEWTNHFFWGLEDVIATFTGIWEKVETNKVVGALWPNDPDGNGWGDPKMGFPPVLAEKGYKLVDPGRHQVMSDDFTAQITAFKNAGVEIVTGVVPPPDFATFWTQAAQQGFHPKVVTFGKALEFPQVISSLGERGDGLSVEVWWSPSHPFKSGFTGQSSKELADAYETATGKPWTMPLAFKHSLLEVVVDSLKRSGDPTKPEAIRDAIRATNYDSIVGKVNFTTGPVPGISKTPLVGGQWSVADGKPQLAIVENGAHPEIPTSAAMRLIGG, via the coding sequence ATGATAAGCCGGCGCAGCTTTGGCCGGGCGGCGCTGGCGCTCGGCGCCGCGGCTGCGCTTCCGCGCCTGTCGTTTGCCGCGGACCGGGTGATCCGTGTCGGCTTCGTCACGCCCCAGACGGGACCGCTCGCCGTCTTCGCCGAGCCCGATGCTTTCGTGCTCGAACAGTTCCGCAAAGGTCTCGCCGACGGCATCGACATCAATGGCGAGAAATGGGCCGTCGAGATCATCGTCAAGGACAGCCAGTCGAGCTCGAACCGCGCCGCGACCGTGGCACAGGAGCTGATCTTGAATGACGCGGTGCATATCCTCACCGCAACCTCGACGCCCGACACCACCAATCCTGTCGCCGACCAGGCCGAACTGAACGGCGTCCCCTGCATCACCAACGATACGCCCTGGCAGCCGCATTTCTTCGGTCGCGGCGGCGATCCGGCCAAGGGATTCGAGTGGACCAACCACTTCTTCTGGGGCCTTGAGGATGTGATCGCCACCTTCACCGGCATCTGGGAGAAGGTGGAGACCAACAAGGTCGTCGGCGCGCTGTGGCCGAACGACCCGGACGGCAATGGCTGGGGCGATCCCAAGATGGGCTTTCCCCCGGTTCTCGCCGAGAAGGGCTACAAGCTGGTCGATCCCGGCCGCCATCAGGTGATGTCGGATGATTTCACCGCCCAGATCACCGCCTTCAAGAATGCCGGCGTCGAGATCGTGACGGGCGTCGTGCCGCCGCCGGATTTCGCGACCTTCTGGACCCAGGCGGCCCAGCAGGGCTTTCATCCCAAGGTCGTCACCTTCGGCAAGGCGCTGGAATTCCCGCAGGTGATCTCCAGCCTCGGCGAACGGGGCGACGGCCTCTCCGTGGAAGTGTGGTGGAGCCCGAGCCACCCCTTCAAGTCCGGCTTTACCGGCCAGTCTTCGAAGGAACTGGCCGACGCTTATGAGACCGCGACCGGCAAGCCCTGGACGATGCCGCTCGCCTTCAAGCACTCGCTGCTCGAGGTCGTGGTCGACTCGCTGAAGCGGTCCGGCGATCCGACCAAGCCGGAGGCGATCCGCGATGCGATCCGCGCAACGAACTACGATTCCATCGTCGGCAAGGTGAACTTCACCACCGGTCCGGTGCCGGGCATCTCCAAGACGCCGCTCGTCGGCGGCCAGTGGTCGGTCGCGGACGGCAAGCCTCAGCTCGCGATCGTCGAGAACGGCGCCCATCCCGAAATCCCGACCAGCGCCGCGATGCGCCTGATCGGCGGCTGA
- a CDS encoding alpha/beta hydrolase family protein, whose translation MSRIFGLLAGLAGSVAIALASPAVVLAAEATPAAQAAPIAVPSGVSYELIGHWDVDKLNQILNADAPKFFNIAVPYTPAKNAVSLYRVTYSSVVPEQNNRPIVATGLLAVPDTSAASFPVMSYQHGTVYLKTQVPSFPDQSPETQLILAQFAGQGYVVIGADYFGMGTSTEPEGYGVIGSQQQASLDMLLASRAVLDQMKIATGKLFIGGWSEGGFVTMAFLERLEKVGVKVDGAATASGPADIFSLLSGFLDFPRQNDATWANVLYILSAFSFENYYGLPGLARTVITDEYYDLAKKVYERQPYKFEEIPADLHKLVRPEYFDAQFLANSAYGKIALATQAYRWIIKTPVRNYYGEADEIVSVGLGKLVMNYQQGIGGGNNKVEAISTGQTDHRGTFATAVPLWKTGFDGE comes from the coding sequence ATGTCACGTATTTTTGGGCTCCTCGCGGGCCTCGCCGGCAGCGTGGCCATCGCGCTGGCCAGCCCCGCGGTGGTCCTCGCCGCGGAGGCGACCCCCGCCGCCCAGGCGGCGCCGATCGCCGTTCCATCCGGGGTGAGCTATGAACTGATCGGCCACTGGGACGTCGACAAGCTCAACCAGATCCTTAACGCCGATGCGCCGAAATTCTTCAACATCGCGGTACCCTATACGCCGGCAAAGAATGCCGTCAGCCTCTATCGGGTCACCTATTCCTCGGTCGTGCCGGAGCAGAACAACCGGCCGATCGTCGCGACCGGCCTTCTCGCCGTGCCGGATACGAGTGCGGCCAGCTTCCCCGTCATGTCCTACCAGCATGGCACGGTCTATCTGAAGACGCAGGTGCCGTCGTTCCCGGACCAGTCGCCCGAGACGCAGCTCATCCTGGCCCAGTTCGCCGGCCAGGGCTATGTCGTCATCGGCGCCGATTATTTCGGCATGGGCACGTCGACCGAGCCGGAAGGCTATGGCGTCATCGGCAGTCAGCAGCAGGCGAGCCTCGACATGCTGCTCGCCTCGCGGGCCGTGCTCGACCAGATGAAGATCGCTACCGGCAAGCTCTTCATCGGCGGTTGGTCCGAGGGTGGCTTCGTCACGATGGCCTTCCTCGAACGTCTGGAGAAGGTGGGCGTCAAGGTCGACGGCGCGGCCACGGCGAGCGGTCCGGCCGACATCTTTTCCCTCCTCAGCGGCTTCCTGGACTTTCCGCGCCAGAACGACGCCACCTGGGCCAATGTGCTCTATATCCTGTCGGCCTTCTCCTTCGAAAACTACTACGGCCTGCCGGGTCTCGCCCGCACGGTCATCACCGACGAATATTACGACCTCGCCAAGAAGGTCTACGAGCGCCAGCCGTATAAGTTCGAGGAGATCCCCGCGGACCTCCACAAACTGGTCCGTCCTGAGTATTTCGATGCGCAGTTCCTGGCCAATTCGGCCTATGGCAAGATCGCACTGGCGACGCAGGCCTATCGCTGGATCATCAAGACGCCAGTGCGCAACTATTATGGCGAAGCCGATGAGATCGTGTCTGTCGGGCTTGGCAAGCTGGTCATGAACTACCAGCAGGGCATTGGCGGCGGCAACAACAAGGTTGAGGCGATATCGACAGGCCAGACCGACCATCGCGGCACCTTCGCTACGGCCGTCCCGCTCTGGAAGACAGGGTTCGATGGCGAATAG